Part of the Triticum urartu cultivar G1812 chromosome 2, Tu2.1, whole genome shotgun sequence genome, TACATGACATTCCCCGTCTCCGACGACTCACCAAGCATGCGAATGGTGCTGCACTACACGGGCGTGTTTAGGTTTCTGGCATGGAACAGCAACTCGTCGTCATGGGAGGTTTTCACAGAGCAGCCAAGTCCTAGCTGTGACCAATACGCCTATTGCGGACCATTTGGCTACTGTGATGCCACTGAAACAGTTCCGAAATGCAACTGCCTCAGTGGGTTTGTGCCCGATGGTGTTAACTTCTCCAGAGGGTGTCGGATAAAGGAGGATCTGAAATGTGGTGGTGGCGATAATTTCTTGACCTTCAGAGGTATGAAGATACCCGATAAGTTCGTATATGTCAGGAACAGAGGCATCGACCAATGCAGAGCAGAGTGCAGCCGTAATTGCAATTGCACTGCGTATGCTTATGCTAACCTGCAAAATGGCAGCACGTCTGATGACGTGTCAAGGTGCTTGATTTGGTTGGGGGAGCTTGTCGACACAGGAAAGTTTCGTGATGGCGAGAACCTGTACCTCCGTCTAGCCAGTTCAACAGGTATACATCTTCCCTTATGCGCTTATTGATTGTAGGGCATGACTTATCCTTTTTATGTTGAATGCTAGATGTGGTTTAGGATGACACAATCACGTCAAACACAACATCACAAGAAATGCGTGTAGAATTTTGAAAGCATCATTCTCTTGCTGGACTATATTACACTTCGAAAAAATGCATGTTAGATTTTGAAAGCATCATTGTCTTCCTAAatttctggctttctgcagttgcCAAAGAGAGTAATGTATTGAAGATTGCACTCCCAGTAATTGCTACTGGTATTCTGATACTCACATGCGTCAGCCTTGTTTTTTGGATATGCAAGTCAAGAGGTAAAAACAATATTTGCTTCACTTTTTCAGTATACAATTTCCGTGAGTTATTCATAAGATACAATATTGATATGAAGCTATTTCTGTCAGGCAAACGACGGATCAAGAAAATTAAGAATAAATATACACGACAACACTCAAAAAATTCTAAATCTAACGAACTTGAGAACGAAAGTATAGAACTTCCATATATTTGCTTTGAAGATGTTGTTATTGCAACTGACAATTTCTCAGACTGCAACATGCTCGGGAGAGGTGGCTTCGGAAAAGTTTACAAGGTAAAAAGTTTAACCTGATCATCATCGATAAAAAAAAGTTCCCATCTTTTGTTCAATTGAAGAATGATGTGTTGTGCAGGGACGGTTAGAAGGTGTCAATGAAGTTGCTGTCAAAAGGCTTAGTAAGAATTCTGGGCAAGGAGCCGATGAGTTCAGAAATGAAGTAGTTCTGATTGCCAAATTGCAGCATAGAAGCTTAGTTAGGCTTCTTGGTTACTGCACTCACGAAGATGAGAAGTTGTTGATATATGAATGCTTACCTAACAAAAGCTTAGATGCCTTCCTTTTTGGTATGTTCTGCTCTCATGGTCAAGTCTCCCAAAACATTCTTAGAATCACTGAATTTGTGATGGTTGTTAATGCTTTGAATTTTGCACTTCTCTTGCAAGATGCCACAAGAAATTTTGTGCTTGATTGGCCGACCCGGTTTAAGGTAATTAAAGGGATAGCAAGAGGGCTTCTTTATCTTCATCAAGATTCAGGGCTAACAATAATCCATAGAGATCTCAAAGCAAGCAATGTCTTGTTAGATGCGGAAATGAACCCTAAAATATCAGATTTTGGTATGGCAAGGATCTTTGGAGGAAATGAGCAACAAGTGAACACTATCCGTGTTGTCGGGACATAGTAAGTAATATGTGCACTAGGTAAGGCTTAACATTGTAATTTTCTTCAACTTAGTTAATTCAATTTTTTTGGAATGATTCGAACAGCCGTTACATGTCTCCTGAATATGCAATGGAAGGTTCCTTTTCTGTCAAGTCTGACACGTATAGCTTTGGTGTTCTACTGTTGGAGATTGTAAGCGGGTTAAAGATCAGCTCATCCCATCTCACAAAGGATTTTCCAAGCCTTGTAGCTTATGTAAGTTAACTACTATGCTCTAAATTTTTTGCAACTGAAACACTTCAATAAATTGAGGATTTCATTGGTTTAGGCATGGAGCTTATGGAAAGATGGAAATGCAAGGGAATTGGTGGACTCGTCCATTACGGAGATCTGTCCACTTCATGAAGTTCTGCGGTGTATTCAGTTAAGTCTCTTGTGTGTTCAAGACGATCCAAGTGCTCGTCCACTCATGTCATCCACCGTGTTCATGTTAGAAAATGAAACAGCCCCGCTTCCTACTCCGAAGGAGCCTGTATATTTTAGGCAACGGAAGTATGAAGTTGAAGACCAAAGGCATGACTATGACCTGGAAATGTCTCTTAATGGCATGACTATGACAATGGAAGAGGGGCGTTAAATGTTTAGTTCCATTGTTTTCCTTTTTGTAAAATTCTCTATTTTCATAAACGGATTCCATATTTTGTGAACTGCACTAATGGAAGACCACCTGATCATGTGTGGATCACTACTTACGCAGTTGTTCCCTCTTGATGAATTTTTTGCATCCTAGCTTCCTCGGTTAGTCAATGGGTCTGGAACTTTGAATTGCTGTACTGGTAACAAGGCTGATAGAAAGTCCATGTTTTCTCTGAGCTGTGCAACTGCATCATAATGCAGCAGGAAGAACTGAGATGGTACACATGTATTAATTCAGGTGGCAGCAATGTGCCCCCTGAATTATAATTAACCATTTTCCTCTTCAAAAGGCGCCTTCTTTTAGGGTATAAGGCATTGTTTGAAACAGGAAATGTGGGCCGTATGGGTCATAGTACAGCATGTCGGTTCATGCCTTCATGGTACGTCGCTTTGAAATTCTGCTGTAATCCTGAACCCTGTACCCTGACCATTATGAGATGCTATGCTGAATGTGATTAGCAAACACAGTTATTCTTTATACACTGGCAGCATATTCTGACCATTATATTCTGTTTTAGCAGCATGTATATGGTTGAACAGCTGGATGTTCTATTTTTAGTGTAGACACATTTTGCTTATTATTATGACTATTCCAATACATGTATTTTTGTTATTATTAGCAAAATACACTCCCCAGTTGGTTCTCATCCATGCTCCACATTATATGGAGGGCTGCTTTCGAGAAATGGTTTGTTAAGTAAATGTCGGGCTTGGTATTTGCAGGCCATGTCCATGCTTATGAGAGATCCCTAAATTCCTTAGAGGCTGATGTCCATGTCCATACAGGCTCCTTATGTGCAAAAGAATTGCCGATTTTGGTCTGAATTTTGTATACCTCATCTTTCAGAGTCTGATGATTTTTTTTTGGCAAAACTGAGTGTTGATTTCTCATGGTACTTTTCTGTGTGTACTGCGCTTGCAGTACTGTGTATCCAGTGTCAGCCGGTGGCTGAGAAGGTGTATAAATTTCGTCTGATGTCAAACAGTGCAGAGTTTGACCAAATTTGTAGGAAAACTATCAAAAACTACAATACTAAACAGTTTTTGATAGTTTTTTTCCTAAAAGACATCAGAAAAATTTATGTATATGAAATGCAAATGATTTTCCAGACAAAATAGTACAGCTACAACAAATATAGCTATTTTATGATGAAATTTCCCCATCCCATAGTTCAGATGCACAGGACTCCTGTGCATCTGAGTGACCTTGCCTCTGCAAGCTCAAGTTTCACTGAAATAGATGAAAATAAACGTCTATAAAATATTGAATAATGAAAAGTAAACATGACACATAGGTATGTGGGAGTATTTAACATGGAATCACAAGTCAAATAAGACCGCTCAAATCCAGAATAAAACTTCACTTCAAATGCTCTGGATGAAACATAACTCTGGCCTCTTATTAGTTGGTGACTCTGTTCGATGCCTCAAAGAAGTTTTCAGCCTTCAAATAGCTGTCCCAACATCTCTTCCAAGACGGCGGGAGTGCTGTTTCCGCGGCGAGCGTGCTCCGCTAGCTCAGGATGCTTCTTCAGATAGTCGTTGTAACTTGAGATGACTCTCTCGATGATAGCCCTTCGTAGCGCATCTTTGAGCTGAGGGTCCGGAACCTTCCAGAGCTTCTGAGCTTGGTAGGTTTGATGAAACGCTGACTCGAATTTAGCCAGCGAAGAGGTGTTGGTCATCCAACGACGCAGCGGTCCAGGAGGATTCGATTTCGATATGGAGGATATCACATGAGCCCACGAAACATCGAGATAGCTGTCCATGTGATCTTTGCACTCAAGTGTAAGTTCAAGTCCCTGGTGGTGTTGAGAGTCTCCACAGTATGGCCCACGAATAAAGTCCCTGGTGGCTATGAAATAGGAATTGTTGAGCAGGAATAGGTACCTCATGCCTGCATCCAAGCACAGCTCTGACTTTCTCGGAAGCAGATCCTTCAAATGTTTGATGGTGTCATCTATCAGGCCATGAAGATTTCCAGTGTTGTGGCTTGGTGCGGACTTCCGTGTCGACACCAATGCATCCGTCATAGACACGATGTAACCCACCATCAACCGGGTGTTCCGGTGAACCCCGGCTCCTCCTTGAGGAAACTCGATAGCCCACGAGTCATCGTCCTCCATGAGTGCCCTGACCTCCTCCACTGTGGTGGATATGGCATCACATAGCTTGTTTCTTTCTGTCCCCAACGAGCGGCGTATCTCGTCGAATATGATCTGGGCTTCCAGAGAGAACACATCCAGAGTGAACATGTACGACGCAGTGCAGACACAAATATACATGTCTAGCACGGCCCGTAGCTTCCCCGCCTTGAGCAGTGGGATGACGGCGTCGACAAAGACGAGCATCTCCGAGATGCTTGCTTTGCCAAACCTTGCGAGCAACAACGTCTGAACTTTGTCGAGCGCCTCAAC contains:
- the LOC125540210 gene encoding exocyst complex component EXO70E2-like, whose amino-acid sequence is MLATPRGRFHPGAALRHQYHRPSSAKVRASSILPQSRAAASMAGRLAAAPDGSANANGSAAPDRARGFYRDRIRRVAVSGGLRRSALFDHSQSGHSGSGYSNHSGASNSYPSNNSGISAAEPDFGAHELTVIAIQMVSDGYAQRMVREFCGGGGLENWFLELDVGWVLQIHNKTDLCQQLQLQLKSPSWLQDFVERWIRALMITISSIVEALDKVQTLLLARFGKASISEMLVFVDAVIPLLKAGKLRAVLDMYICVCTASYMFTLDVFSLEAQIIFDEIRRSLGTERNKLCDAISTTVEEVRALMEDDDSWAIEFPQGGAGVHRNTRLMVGYIVSMTDALVSTRKSAPSHNTGNLHGLIDDTIKHLKDLLPRKSELCLDAGMRYLFLLNNSYFIATRDFIRGPYCGDSQHHQGLELTLECKDHMDSYLDVSWAHVISSISKSNPPGPLRRWMTNTSSLAKFESAFHQTYQAQKLWKVPDPQLKDALRRAIIERVISSYNDYLKKHPELAEHARRGNSTPAVLEEMLGQLFEG
- the LOC125540208 gene encoding G-type lectin S-receptor-like serine/threonine-protein kinase B120, whose protein sequence is MAPLQVVVLLSFICLCKSDDHLTPAKPLAAGDKLVSDNGVFALGFFSPKNSTNDSYAGIWYNNIPERTYVWVANRDNPITKASPGKLVLTNNSDLVLSDSQGRALWTTMCNFTSGTTGTAAILLDSGNLVIRMPNGTDIWQSFHHPTDTILPGMPLPLSANDDLYTRLVAWRGPDDPATSDYSMGGDPSSDLQVVIWNGTRPYWRRSAWNGELVTASYQGSTGFIMTLRIVYRGDKLYMTFPVSDDSPSMRMVLHYTGVFRFLAWNSNSSSWEVFTEQPSPSCDQYAYCGPFGYCDATETVPKCNCLSGFVPDGVNFSRGCRIKEDLKCGGGDNFLTFRGMKIPDKFVYVRNRGIDQCRAECSRNCNCTAYAYANLQNGSTSDDVSRCLIWLGELVDTGKFRDGENLYLRLASSTVAKESNVLKIALPVIATGILILTCVSLVFWICKSRGKRRIKKIKNKYTRQHSKNSKSNELENESIELPYICFEDVVIATDNFSDCNMLGRGGFGKVYKGRLEGVNEVAVKRLSKNSGQGADEFRNEVVLIAKLQHRSLVRLLGYCTHEDEKLLIYECLPNKSLDAFLFDATRNFVLDWPTRFKVIKGIARGLLYLHQDSGLTIIHRDLKASNVLLDAEMNPKISDFGMARIFGGNEQQVNTIRVVGTYRYMSPEYAMEGSFSVKSDTYSFGVLLLEIVSGLKISSSHLTKDFPSLVAYAWSLWKDGNARELVDSSITEICPLHEVLRCIQLSLLCVQDDPSARPLMSSTVFMLENETAPLPTPKEPVYFRQRKYEVEDQRHDYDLEMSLNGMTMTMEEGR